A section of the Candidatus Cloacimonadota bacterium genome encodes:
- a CDS encoding XRE family transcriptional regulator — protein MKVQTIGERIQVLMKSMGLKQWEFAENFGVSKNSVIRYKTDERDPDAGFLRKLADQNVNINWLLKGEGPMMIPGPWEHDSNIPRNDRYQIVSGRQLLIDERGDTYIRSSVFPILAEISAGTPTEVFEDKENRLQVEIPNTYIPLGAPNYMAFMVRGSSMAPQIMNDDIVLIFKTTEWDKVENLVCAVRVDGGITLKRVKFDRRGQSLLLEPINSDYKTLILDHDQTRDVFLLGTLAVQLRVY, from the coding sequence ATGAAAGTGCAGACCATTGGCGAGCGCATACAAGTACTAATGAAATCAATGGGTTTGAAACAGTGGGAATTTGCCGAAAATTTCGGCGTTTCCAAGAACTCAGTCATCAGATACAAGACTGATGAACGTGATCCTGATGCCGGATTCTTAAGGAAACTGGCAGATCAAAACGTGAATATCAACTGGCTTTTGAAGGGTGAGGGACCCATGATGATACCCGGCCCCTGGGAGCATGATTCCAACATCCCGCGTAATGACCGTTACCAGATCGTCAGTGGCAGGCAACTGCTAATTGATGAACGGGGAGATACTTACATTCGTTCTTCAGTGTTCCCGATCCTAGCGGAAATTTCCGCCGGAACCCCCACTGAAGTGTTCGAGGATAAGGAAAACCGCTTACAGGTTGAAATACCGAATACTTACATCCCGCTGGGCGCTCCTAACTACATGGCCTTCATGGTGCGAGGCAGCAGTATGGCTCCCCAGATCATGAATGATGATATCGTATTGATATTTAAGACAACTGAGTGGGATAAGGTGGAAAACCTGGTCTGTGCCGTCCGGGTCGATGGAGGCATCACTCTCAAACGTGTAAAGTTCGATCGCAGAGGACAATCGCTACTGCTCGAACCGATCAATTCAGACTATAAGACTCTTATATTAGACCATGATCAGACGAGAGACGTTTTTCTGCTCGGCACACTTGCTGTCCAGTTGCGGGTTTACTGA
- a CDS encoding redox-sensing transcriptional repressor Rex, whose product MMDAIPLLTLKRLPKYLEALYKFKRAGLKMVSATKIAVFTDVHMTQVRKDLSFTGVVGTPKIGHNIEQLIIAIESCLNWNDISSCFLVGVGHLGKALMGYQELTKKGLRIIAAFDKSAELAGTYYQGIPIHSMDKFSNLLSRLHVHIGILTVPGEAAQDIADQMVANGVLAIWNFTPAKLSLPEDIIVENVDMSSSLAVLSRRIAERLHIDKA is encoded by the coding sequence ATGATGGACGCTATACCGCTTTTGACATTGAAGCGCTTGCCAAAGTACCTGGAAGCTTTATACAAATTTAAGCGTGCCGGGCTGAAGATGGTTTCTGCCACCAAAATTGCCGTCTTCACGGACGTCCACATGACCCAAGTACGCAAAGACCTATCTTTCACAGGAGTGGTTGGCACACCCAAGATCGGGCACAATATCGAGCAACTGATCATTGCCATCGAGAGCTGCCTGAATTGGAATGACATATCGTCCTGCTTTTTAGTTGGCGTGGGACACTTGGGAAAAGCTCTGATGGGTTATCAGGAATTGACGAAGAAGGGTCTGCGGATAATTGCGGCATTTGATAAGAGTGCGGAACTTGCAGGTACCTATTATCAGGGTATCCCGATCCATTCGATGGACAAATTTAGCAACCTGCTTTCCCGCCTCCATGTTCACATCGGTATTTTGACAGTTCCTGGTGAAGCAGCTCAGGACATTGCAGATCAAATGGTTGCAAATGGCGTATTGGCAATATGGAACTTTACTCCGGCCAAATTGAGTCTTCCGGAGGATATCATAGTAGAGAATGTGGACATGAGTTCATCCTTGGCAGTGCTTTCACGTAGAATAGCTGAAAGGTTACATATCGACAAAGCCTAA
- the nuoE gene encoding NADH-quinone oxidoreductase subunit NuoE, whose protein sequence is MSAEYTAAHSFNKVIDILDRFDRSESKIIPILQAVQEEYRYLPQEVLTFIATSLRISPARLYGVATFYSHFSLEPKGKHIIRMCDGTACHVRGSSAVIDAIRKKLNLSAKKITTDDMMFTFETVSCLGACGLAPVLVIDDEVHGQMTPEQALQLISSIEEKEKENA, encoded by the coding sequence ATGAGTGCCGAATACACAGCCGCTCACAGCTTCAACAAGGTGATCGACATACTGGATCGTTTCGACAGAAGCGAATCCAAGATCATCCCAATCCTGCAGGCAGTACAGGAAGAATACCGTTACCTGCCTCAGGAAGTTCTTACTTTCATTGCCACATCTCTGCGCATTTCCCCTGCCAGACTGTATGGCGTTGCAACCTTTTACAGCCACTTTTCTTTGGAACCCAAGGGCAAACACATCATCAGGATGTGCGATGGAACAGCCTGCCACGTACGGGGATCCTCAGCAGTAATCGATGCCATCCGCAAGAAACTGAATCTCAGCGCAAAAAAGATTACTACCGACGATATGATGTTCACTTTTGAAACCGTATCCTGTCTGGGCGCATGTGGATTGGCACCTGTACTGGTTATTGACGACGAAGTTCACGGCCAAATGACCCCGGAACAAGCCTTACAACTGATCAGCAGCATCGAAGAGAAGGAGAAAGAAAATGCCTAA
- a CDS encoding NADH-ubiquinone oxidoreductase-F iron-sulfur binding region domain-containing protein — MPKLEQIRDAYNEARALCDKRIIVCAGTGCIANGSLKVFEALKNAIALSGLEVTVSLKSHDPKEHKHHDVYMISSGCQGFCQVGPLVTIEPAGILYGHVKPEDAEEIVAQSIVKDDVIERLLYHDPVTGTAYKGPTEIPFYTKQQRTGLKDCGKVDPTNIAEYIAHGGYFAARDAYTKYDAEGLCKLYQESGLRGRGGGGFLTGLKWDFARKEDNEKKYVVCNGDEGDPGAFMDRSILEGNPHSVVEGLLIAARAIGANEGYVYVRMEYPLACSRIREAIATAEEYGILGDDIFGTGKAFHISVMEGAGAFVCGEETALLASIEGKRGMPSPKPPFPAQKGLFGKPTIINNVETLALVPIVMQQGPQNYRKVGLAKSPGTKTFALTGHVANTGLIEVPLGTTLRKIVFEIGGGVLDKDGKINNDAFKAVQIGGPSGGCLTREHLDLPLDFDSLGSIGAMVGSGGMVVMNDSTCMVETARYFMTFTQHESCGKCVPCREGTRQMLEILEDITKGEADEESLELLKEAGQAVKLTSLCGLGKTAPNPVLSTMRYFMDEYEAHVKAKYCPTKTCKALSPISIDPALCRGCTLCTRVCPVGAISGEVKKPHAIDPMVCIKCGACIATCKFKAIS; from the coding sequence ATGCCTAAACTCGAACAAATCCGTGATGCTTATAACGAAGCGCGAGCTCTGTGTGACAAGCGCATAATCGTATGTGCCGGAACCGGATGTATTGCCAATGGTTCATTGAAAGTGTTTGAAGCCCTCAAAAATGCCATTGCTCTTAGCGGGCTGGAAGTAACCGTATCCCTGAAATCTCATGATCCCAAAGAACATAAACATCATGATGTATATATGATCAGTAGCGGATGTCAGGGTTTCTGTCAGGTTGGCCCTTTGGTAACCATCGAACCGGCAGGAATTCTATATGGACATGTGAAGCCCGAAGACGCTGAAGAGATTGTGGCTCAGTCGATCGTAAAAGACGACGTAATAGAGCGTTTACTGTATCATGATCCCGTAACCGGCACAGCGTATAAGGGCCCAACCGAGATTCCTTTTTACACCAAACAACAACGTACCGGATTGAAGGATTGCGGTAAAGTGGATCCCACCAACATCGCCGAGTACATCGCTCATGGCGGATACTTTGCAGCTCGTGACGCCTATACAAAATACGATGCTGAAGGATTGTGCAAACTGTATCAGGAAAGTGGATTGCGCGGTCGTGGTGGTGGCGGTTTTCTAACCGGTCTGAAATGGGATTTTGCCCGCAAAGAAGATAATGAAAAGAAATATGTAGTCTGCAACGGAGATGAAGGTGACCCTGGTGCGTTTATGGATCGTTCCATATTGGAAGGCAATCCCCATAGCGTAGTAGAAGGCCTGCTGATCGCTGCCCGCGCCATCGGAGCAAACGAAGGATATGTGTATGTACGCATGGAGTATCCTCTGGCTTGTTCCAGAATCCGGGAAGCCATAGCAACAGCCGAAGAATACGGCATCTTGGGAGACGATATCTTTGGTACTGGAAAAGCATTCCACATCTCCGTGATGGAAGGAGCCGGAGCATTTGTCTGCGGGGAAGAAACCGCCCTTTTGGCATCGATCGAAGGCAAACGTGGCATGCCCTCGCCCAAACCACCATTCCCAGCTCAGAAAGGCCTCTTTGGCAAGCCCACGATTATCAACAACGTGGAAACCCTGGCTTTAGTACCGATTGTAATGCAACAAGGCCCACAGAACTATCGCAAGGTAGGATTAGCAAAATCTCCCGGAACCAAGACCTTCGCACTTACCGGTCATGTAGCCAATACAGGATTGATTGAAGTACCTCTTGGTACCACTCTTCGTAAGATCGTCTTCGAGATCGGCGGCGGTGTGTTGGATAAGGACGGCAAGATCAATAACGATGCCTTCAAGGCAGTACAAATCGGCGGTCCCAGCGGTGGTTGCCTCACTCGCGAACACTTGGATCTACCACTTGATTTCGACTCCCTCGGCTCGATCGGAGCCATGGTGGGATCCGGTGGAATGGTTGTGATGAACGATAGCACATGCATGGTGGAAACCGCCCGCTACTTCATGACTTTCACTCAGCACGAATCCTGCGGAAAGTGTGTCCCTTGCCGAGAAGGGACACGGCAGATGCTGGAGATATTGGAAGATATCACCAAAGGTGAAGCAGACGAAGAAAGCCTGGAACTCTTGAAGGAAGCAGGACAAGCCGTGAAGCTTACATCCCTGTGTGGTTTGGGCAAGACTGCCCCCAATCCCGTTCTCTCCACGATGCGCTATTTTATGGACGAGTATGAAGCACACGTAAAAGCGAAGTATTGTCCCACAAAGACTTGTAAAGCCCTCAGTCCCATCAGCATAGATCCCGCTCTTTGCCGGGGCTGCACATTGTGTACACGGGTTTGCCCTGTTGGAGCCATCTCTGGTGAGGTTAAAAAGCCGCATGCTATCGATCCTATGGTCTGCATCAAGTGCGGAGCCTGTATTGCCACCTGCAAATTCAAAGCCATCAGCTAA
- a CDS encoding [FeFe] hydrogenase, group A, whose amino-acid sequence MERYVYINDRPVLWEDEKNILELARKAHIDIPTFCYHSELSLYGACRLCMVEVEGRGLVTSCSTAPFEGMRIKTHTEQILKLRKTIVEMLLANHDQECPKCSRASDCKLRDISNRLNIDKVRFRKTRQAKPKDLGSESLVRDPNKCVLCGDCVRFCSEIQGIGAIDFAARGQNVNVAAAYGKSLAQVDCINCGQCAAVCPTGAIVVKSHISQTWKAIHDPSKTVVAQIAPAVRVALGEMFNLPACDNTTGKMVAAMRIIGFDHIYDTAFAADLTVVEEANEFIARKTKGEQLPIFTSCCPAWVKYAEQSYPQLLGNLSSCRSPQQMFGSIAKERLPEMLKVDKKDLIVVSIMPCTAKKYECKRPEFTHDGIADVDIALTTQELGKMIKEAGIDFDALEPESMDLPMGFATGAGMIFGNSGGVSEAVLRYAADKFSIPVPENIVLQEVRGDSGVREAILADGNLKMAVVYGIKNAQQLCDRILAGEAKYDIVEVMACPGGCTGGAGQPIVMDRNKRKERTTALYHADKTMPMHRAQDNPFINELYETLLDNPNSHKAHELLHTAYKHRKRIDDAELSFSGIGSEDRCKIRVCVGTSCYLKGSQDILAKTLQMVEENAWGSHFDIAATFCSEKCDKGPNVRIGDEVIHKATLEQVKNLISKEAEKRLK is encoded by the coding sequence ATGGAAAGATATGTATATATAAATGACCGTCCCGTACTTTGGGAAGACGAGAAAAATATCCTTGAACTGGCGCGTAAGGCGCATATCGATATCCCCACTTTTTGCTATCATAGCGAGCTGAGTCTGTATGGAGCATGCAGACTGTGTATGGTAGAAGTTGAGGGACGCGGTTTGGTGACATCATGTTCCACCGCACCTTTTGAAGGTATGAGAATCAAAACTCATACCGAGCAAATATTGAAACTACGTAAAACGATCGTGGAGATGCTGCTGGCAAACCACGATCAGGAATGCCCAAAATGCTCTCGTGCTAGCGATTGTAAGCTTAGAGATATTTCAAACAGACTAAACATCGATAAGGTACGCTTTCGCAAAACAAGGCAAGCAAAACCGAAAGATCTGGGTAGCGAAAGTCTAGTGAGAGATCCCAATAAATGCGTCCTCTGCGGTGATTGCGTGCGATTCTGCAGTGAAATACAAGGAATCGGTGCCATAGACTTTGCCGCTCGGGGACAAAATGTGAATGTAGCTGCAGCTTATGGCAAAAGCTTAGCTCAGGTAGATTGTATTAATTGCGGACAGTGCGCTGCTGTGTGCCCCACGGGTGCAATTGTGGTAAAAAGTCATATTTCTCAGACCTGGAAAGCCATTCACGATCCCTCAAAGACAGTTGTTGCCCAGATCGCACCGGCTGTACGAGTTGCTCTTGGTGAGATGTTCAACCTTCCCGCCTGCGACAATACTACGGGCAAAATGGTTGCTGCCATGCGCATTATCGGTTTTGATCATATCTATGATACTGCTTTTGCAGCGGATCTCACAGTAGTGGAAGAAGCCAATGAATTCATCGCCCGCAAGACCAAAGGAGAACAACTACCTATCTTCACATCCTGCTGTCCTGCTTGGGTGAAGTATGCTGAACAGAGCTATCCGCAGTTGTTGGGAAATCTTTCCAGTTGCCGTTCTCCCCAACAAATGTTTGGATCTATTGCAAAAGAGCGTTTGCCGGAAATGCTGAAAGTGGATAAAAAGGACTTGATTGTAGTATCCATTATGCCTTGTACTGCCAAAAAGTACGAATGCAAGCGTCCTGAATTCACTCATGATGGCATTGCAGATGTAGATATTGCTCTAACCACTCAGGAACTAGGCAAAATGATCAAGGAAGCCGGTATAGATTTTGATGCATTGGAACCGGAATCCATGGATCTGCCCATGGGCTTTGCTACAGGAGCAGGAATGATATTTGGCAATAGCGGTGGTGTGTCCGAAGCGGTTCTGCGATATGCTGCCGACAAATTCTCCATCCCGGTACCGGAAAACATCGTTCTGCAGGAAGTGCGGGGCGATTCCGGAGTACGTGAAGCCATTCTGGCAGATGGCAATCTGAAGATGGCCGTAGTATATGGAATAAAGAATGCTCAGCAGCTGTGCGATCGGATCCTTGCGGGAGAAGCAAAATACGATATCGTGGAAGTGATGGCCTGCCCTGGCGGATGCACTGGAGGAGCAGGACAACCCATCGTGATGGATCGTAATAAACGCAAGGAACGTACTACAGCCCTATATCACGCAGATAAAACCATGCCCATGCACAGAGCTCAGGACAACCCCTTTATCAACGAACTCTATGAGACTTTGCTGGACAATCCTAATAGTCACAAGGCTCATGAATTGCTGCACACTGCATACAAGCATCGTAAGCGTATTGATGACGCTGAATTATCTTTCTCTGGTATAGGTAGTGAGGATCGCTGCAAAATAAGAGTATGTGTGGGAACATCATGCTACCTCAAAGGCTCTCAGGACATCCTGGCCAAAACTCTGCAAATGGTGGAAGAAAACGCCTGGGGAAGCCATTTCGATATCGCCGCCACTTTCTGCAGCGAAAAATGCGATAAAGGCCCCAATGTGAGAATCGGCGACGAAGTGATCCACAAAGCCACTCTTGAGCAAGTCAAAAATCTCATCAGCAAAGAAGCGGAAAAGAGACTAAAATGA
- a CDS encoding (2Fe-2S) ferredoxin domain-containing protein, translating into MKKILICMGSSCFARENRDNLRVIEEFLKNHGILDSVHIEGSLCMGQCHRGPNITINGNEYHEVRGEELPEILRKELIEL; encoded by the coding sequence ATGAAGAAGATCCTGATCTGTATGGGGAGCTCGTGTTTTGCCCGTGAAAACAGAGATAACCTCCGTGTGATCGAGGAGTTTCTCAAAAATCACGGGATACTCGATAGTGTGCATATCGAAGGCTCGCTCTGTATGGGGCAATGCCATCGGGGACCAAACATTACCATCAACGGCAATGAATACCACGAAGTACGTGGAGAGGAATTGCCGGAGATACTCAGGAAAGAACTAATAGAACTATGA
- a CDS encoding [Fe-Fe] hydrogenase large subunit C-terminal domain-containing protein translates to MNRPIYTEKTQCQDCYKCVRECPVKAIRVVDGSAQVMPEACILCGRCTEVCPVGAKKIRDDLGLAMQLLEDKKQVYVSLAPSFRTEFNGMNEAKLIGAIRSLGFAGVSETALGAQVVSSACAQLLREKENPLMISSACPSMIHLIEQYYPDLVPYITPVSSPLQAHCKLLREEYGKDIGIVFIGPCIAKKNESTDSFDVALTFVDLRRWFNLNIINWDEVSLEDGFVPKAAEEGGLYPIDGGMAEGIRYFGVSEDTLFMSFSGVGEIIEAFDEINTQGFNHPVFVEALACVGGCVNGPGVSKRGSIAQKRYKVQTLTPPAPPLRDMKFLDIEKTFHEREIKKCAHDKQEIAAALLRIGKKRVEEELNCGGCGYNTCKEFACALIEEKAEPAMCVSYLRKLAQNKATALIKAMPSGVVIVDENLKIIESNDRFIKIIGGDASIISEADPNLEGAYLERLVDFHELFAEALREGTEVKITDIRRNGRIIRLTLFSIQKHLVLGGILQDITEPMIQSEQIIEKANEVMKKNLTTVQQIAFLLGENAADSEVLLSSIIQSFADKDSVK, encoded by the coding sequence ATGAACAGACCGATTTACACCGAAAAAACACAATGTCAGGATTGTTATAAATGCGTCCGGGAATGCCCGGTTAAGGCTATCCGGGTAGTGGACGGCAGCGCTCAGGTAATGCCTGAAGCGTGTATCCTCTGCGGTCGCTGCACGGAAGTATGCCCAGTGGGAGCTAAAAAGATCAGGGATGATCTGGGATTGGCAATGCAGTTGCTGGAAGACAAGAAGCAAGTGTATGTGTCTCTTGCTCCATCTTTCAGAACAGAGTTCAATGGAATGAATGAAGCAAAACTGATCGGGGCTATCCGTAGCCTTGGTTTTGCCGGTGTGTCGGAAACAGCATTGGGAGCGCAGGTGGTGTCATCTGCCTGCGCTCAATTGCTCCGTGAGAAAGAAAACCCGCTGATGATATCTTCCGCATGTCCCAGCATGATCCACCTCATTGAACAATATTATCCGGATCTGGTTCCTTACATAACTCCTGTTTCTTCTCCTCTGCAAGCTCATTGCAAGCTCTTGAGAGAAGAGTATGGGAAAGACATCGGTATCGTGTTTATCGGGCCCTGTATCGCCAAAAAGAACGAAAGCACAGACAGCTTTGATGTCGCTCTCACTTTTGTAGATCTGAGAAGATGGTTCAATCTGAATATTATCAATTGGGACGAGGTTTCTCTTGAAGATGGCTTTGTTCCAAAAGCTGCTGAAGAAGGCGGATTGTATCCTATAGACGGTGGTATGGCAGAAGGCATCAGGTACTTTGGCGTTTCGGAAGATACTTTATTTATGAGCTTCTCCGGGGTCGGGGAGATAATAGAGGCTTTTGATGAAATCAATACCCAGGGTTTTAACCACCCGGTATTTGTGGAAGCTTTAGCCTGCGTTGGCGGTTGCGTTAACGGCCCGGGAGTAAGCAAAAGAGGATCGATAGCTCAGAAACGTTATAAAGTGCAGACTCTTACACCACCAGCTCCTCCATTGCGAGATATGAAATTTCTGGATATAGAGAAGACTTTTCATGAGAGAGAGATAAAGAAATGTGCTCACGACAAGCAGGAGATAGCAGCTGCATTGTTAAGAATCGGGAAAAAGCGTGTAGAAGAAGAGCTTAATTGCGGTGGTTGCGGATACAACACTTGCAAAGAATTTGCCTGCGCTTTAATCGAAGAGAAAGCCGAACCCGCAATGTGCGTATCCTACCTGCGCAAACTCGCTCAAAACAAAGCTACTGCTCTGATCAAAGCTATGCCTTCTGGTGTAGTGATCGTTGATGAAAACCTGAAGATCATAGAAAGTAACGACCGCTTTATCAAGATCATCGGTGGAGACGCCAGCATCATCTCCGAAGCTGACCCGAATCTGGAAGGGGCATATTTAGAACGCCTGGTGGATTTCCACGAACTCTTTGCAGAAGCTCTCAGAGAAGGAACGGAAGTAAAGATTACGGACATCCGCAGAAACGGGCGTATCATTCGCTTAACCCTCTTCTCCATCCAAAAGCATCTAGTTCTGGGTGGGATTCTGCAGGACATCACCGAACCGATGATTCAAAGCGAACAGATTATCGAGAAAGCAAACGAGGTAATGAAAAAAAACCTCACTACAGTGCAACAGATTGCTTTCCTACTGGGAGAAAACGCCGCTGACAGCGAAGTGTTGCTCTCATCAATCATCCAGAGCTTTGCAGACAAGGATTCGGTAAAGTGA
- a CDS encoding SpoIIE family protein phosphatase, giving the protein MTSYFLEVDHFHICKSGYLSCGDTFYSIKNENGIICVLADGLGSGIKASVLSTLTTTMAAGFMSSKVDIKRAAEIILETLPVCSYRKIGYSTFTIIEASNSGHIRVIEHDNPPYVLLRDGNSFPVEKQEIPIKTFRKSHLYYSELDLLPGDRVLYFSDGVTQSGMGLPHLPLGWQESGVEKYLEKLLKESPAISASEISRRVTFKAREYDGNKAADDISCAALYLRNPRRTMLVTGPPYKKEHDSTLAEIVSSFDGRKLVCGGTTAAILSRELKTPIKVNLKEIRTNSDVPPSAEMKGFDLVSEGTITLSRCLSALQDGLSPDKMPNNAVKRLITILLDSDIIECVVGTKINDAHQDPALPKDLEIRRNLMKQFCKVLERKYMKSTRIVFI; this is encoded by the coding sequence GTGACTTCATACTTTTTGGAAGTTGACCACTTTCATATCTGTAAAAGCGGTTATCTCTCCTGCGGAGACACTTTCTACAGCATAAAAAATGAGAATGGTATTATATGTGTGCTTGCAGATGGTTTGGGAAGCGGAATCAAAGCCAGCGTGCTTTCCACGCTTACCACCACAATGGCCGCAGGATTTATGTCCTCGAAAGTTGATATCAAGCGCGCTGCGGAGATCATCCTGGAAACACTCCCCGTATGCTCATATAGAAAGATAGGATATAGTACCTTTACCATCATAGAGGCCAGCAATAGCGGTCACATCAGGGTTATTGAGCACGACAATCCACCCTATGTGTTATTGAGAGATGGCAACAGCTTTCCAGTGGAAAAACAGGAGATACCTATCAAGACCTTCCGCAAAAGCCACTTATACTATTCAGAACTGGACCTTTTGCCCGGCGACAGAGTACTGTATTTCTCTGATGGCGTCACTCAATCCGGAATGGGACTACCTCACCTCCCCTTGGGATGGCAGGAAAGCGGAGTTGAAAAGTATCTGGAGAAGCTGCTCAAAGAAAGCCCTGCCATATCTGCCAGTGAGATATCTCGCAGAGTCACTTTTAAAGCGCGGGAATATGATGGAAACAAGGCAGCAGACGACATTAGTTGTGCCGCTCTCTATTTGCGTAATCCGCGTAGAACAATGCTTGTTACTGGCCCTCCCTACAAGAAGGAACATGACAGCACATTGGCAGAAATCGTAAGCAGCTTTGATGGCAGAAAACTGGTTTGTGGAGGTACGACTGCTGCAATCCTTTCCCGGGAGTTGAAGACACCCATAAAGGTGAATCTCAAAGAAATCAGGACCAATTCTGATGTGCCTCCCAGTGCCGAGATGAAGGGCTTCGATCTGGTGAGTGAGGGTACGATCACATTATCCCGCTGTCTCAGCGCTCTGCAAGATGGCCTCTCTCCGGACAAGATGCCGAATAACGCTGTCAAACGCTTGATTACAATCCTTTTGGATAGCGATATCATTGAATGCGTGGTGGGTACCAAGATCAACGATGCTCATCAAGATCCCGCTCTTCCCAAAGACCTGGAAATCCGCAGAAACTTGATGAAGCAATTCTGCAAAGTACTGGAAAGGAAGTATATGAAATCAACCAGGATCGTTTTCATATAG
- a CDS encoding nucleoside-diphosphate kinase yields MIERSLFLIKPNAVAHHHVGHIISILEEHRFNILNIKLFRFDEQLCRLFYADHLNKDFYPRLESFMCSGDTVALLLERENAIHLLREIIGDVIPEKRKPGTIRALYGDGITDNGAHASDSPESAQREIAIIFRH; encoded by the coding sequence ATGATCGAGCGCAGTCTCTTTCTGATAAAACCAAACGCAGTTGCCCATCACCATGTTGGGCACATCATCAGCATACTTGAGGAACATCGCTTTAATATATTGAACATCAAACTATTCCGCTTTGATGAACAGCTTTGCCGGCTCTTTTATGCGGATCATCTGAACAAGGACTTCTATCCCCGGTTGGAGAGCTTTATGTGTTCGGGAGATACGGTTGCCTTGCTCTTGGAAAGAGAGAACGCTATCCATCTGCTCAGAGAGATCATTGGAGATGTGATTCCCGAAAAGCGGAAACCGGGTACTATTCGGGCTCTGTATGGCGATGGTATTACGGATAACGGGGCTCATGCTTCGGATTCCCCAGAAAGCGCACAGAGGGAAATAGCAATTATCTTCAGGCACTAG